From the Halanaerobiales bacterium genome, the window GAATACAATCCAGGTAATTGCAGCAGCAACATTTGGGGCGATTATGATGATTCCGAGTATAATTGCTTTACCATTGGCAGGTTCTTTGATTGAAGGAGGGGCTTCTTATACTCCGGTTGCAGCTTTTATAACAACCTTAACAATGGTGGGTTTTGTAACTATACCTATTGAATTAAAAGAGCTAGGAAAAAAGATAACAATATATAGAAATGTTTTAGCCTTAATCTTTGCAGTAATAATTGCAATAATTATAGGAGGGATAATGTGATGGACAAAAAGAAATCTAAACTTAAAGATAACTTAAAAAAATTAATAATAGCATTAGCAATTTCAATTGTAGCTTTTTTAATATTGAGATATTTTTCTGTTAACCGTTTTCAAAATGCCTTTTATATGTCAACTAGATACATTAAAGAAATGATAAGTGTTTTTCCTGCTGTTTTAATAATTATGGGTTTAGCTGATGTCTGGGTTCCTA encodes:
- a CDS encoding permease yields the protein MIAIFINFIALLALGISFYNNRQKTKNAVKKAFMKGINLAPQLILIIVIIGFIFAFIPPESIEAYLGGELNTIQVIAAATFGAIMMIPSIIALPLAGSLIEGGASYTPVAAFITTLTMVGFVTIPIELKELGKKITIYRNVLALIFAVIIAIIIGGIM